From one Montipora capricornis isolate CH-2021 chromosome 10, ASM3666992v2, whole genome shotgun sequence genomic stretch:
- the LOC138021108 gene encoding uncharacterized protein has translation MVKDNVQLTVKHLRELWEKEFLPAIKSEIEALLKVQTKKIQELEKSRNDLINTVSNLEDSMYGNEVAIDDVQQYLRRDCLEIVGIPRAPHDNPKQLVQEVGSLIDVDIGVNDISTAHRLPDTKKVKNRIIVKFVRRDKREEMYRNRRKLIGKNTSALPSVREEIGQSIPSGSKIHINESLTAYRKRLFGKLHKFKQDNNFKFLWTANGTIYLRESESSDVFRFTTFEEFDDFCKPPG, from the exons ATGGTAAAGGACAACGTGCAGCTGACCGTAAAACATCTTAGAGAGCTATGggaaaaagagtttttgcccgCTATTAAGTCTGAAATTGAAGCG CTACTCAAGGTGCAAAccaaaaaaatacaagaattgGAGAAGTCGCGGAATGATTTGATAAATACTGTATCAAATCTTGAGGACTCGATGTATGGTAATGAGGTAGCCATTGATGATGTGCAGCAATATTTGCGGCGTGATTGTCTCGAGATCGTTGGGATTCCACGTGCTCCCCACGATAATCCCAAACAGTTGGTGCAAGAAGTTGGATCTCTTATAGATGTTGACATTGGTGTAAATGATATTTCGACGGCACACAGACTGCCTGACACGAAGAAGGTTAAAAACAGAATTATCGTCAAGTTCGTACGACGTGACAAGCGAGAAGAAATGTACAGGAATCGTAGGAAATTGATAGGGAAGAACACCTCGGCTCTCCCGTCGGTTCGTGAGGAAATAGGACAGAGCATTCCATCTGGAAGTAAGATACACATAAATGAATCGCTTACCGCCTACAGGAAACGCCTATTTGGTAAATTACACAAGTTTAAGCAAGACAATAATTTCAAGTTTCTATGGACAGCTAATGGAACGATATATCTTCGTGAGAGCGAGTCCTCTGATGTCTTTCGTTTCACCACGTTTGAGGAGTTTGATGATTTTTGTAAGCCGCCTGGTTAA